The window CTTTTACGCCTGAACGAAAAAGAGCAGCTTGAGATCAGTCTGCGGGCCAATCTTGACATGAACATCAAATTTGTGGATGCACAGGATAAATTTTTAACGGCCCTTGCCGGGGTTACGGACCCCGAAAAGAAAAGAAAAATCATCGGTAAACTGTTTATTGACGTTTTTGACGCCGAGGCCAAAAAGGTTGATGGGGCACAGTTCCTTGGCCAGGGCACCTTGTATCCAGATATCATTGAATCTAAATCCGCCTTTGGCGGTCCCACCTCCGTTATCAAGTCCCACCACAATGTGGGGGGGCTTCCCGAAGAGATGAACTTAAAGCTCATTGAACCCCTGCAGTTGCTGTTCAAGGATGAGGTCAGAAAACTGGGAACTGAACTGGGTATCAATGAAAATCTTGTCTGGCGCCAGCCCTTTCCGGGCCCCGGGCTTGCCATCCGCATCTTGGGAGACATTACCAAAGAACGCCTGGATATTCTTCGCAAAGCCGATGATATTCTTATCCAGGAAATTAAAACAGCCGGACTTTACCGGAAACTGTGGCAGTCCTTTGCCGTACTTCTGCCGGTGAAAAGTGTCGGTGTCATGGGAGATAAGCGCACCTTTGCCAACTGCATAGCCATCCGTGCGGTTACATCCAACGACGCCATGACGGCAGACTGGGCAAAACTGCCCCACGATCTTTTAGGTAAAATTTCCAACCGCATTATCAATGAAGTGGACAAGGTCAACCGTGTGGTGTTTGACATCACATCAAAGCCACCGGGCACCATTGAATGGGAATAACAGCCACGGGCTGATCTATGGCCTGGCATATCAACTGCCAGTCTCAACCCGCAACGAAGATTGAAAGATCTGTGTAGATTACACAGATCTTTCTTGTAAAAGCTGCCCGCAGCAAAAGAAACTCAAGGCCCCAGAAATCTAAAGATACAGGTACCGACCAGATATGAATGAAAACAGACTCGGAGATTACCAGAATCTGAAGGATGATCCGGAGTTTAAGGATAACGGATCAAGTCTTGGGGGTGAAATTTTCCAGCAGGAAGCCAACACCCTTAAAATAGAAAAATTATCCCAGCGCGTGACCATCATTTCCGTCATCATCCCCTGCATTATCATTGCCATTCTGGCCTTTGTATATATGGATATCACCGAAAAGGTGGTGGATGTTGACCAAACCCAGGCAGACCAGGTGTCACGGGTGTCAAAAGAGCTTGAAATAAAGCTCAATGCCCTGGATGTGCGCATTGCCAAAACAACCCACCAGCTGGATGAAAAGCTGACCGTGCTTGAGACCAAACGCCAGGACCTTGAAAACCAGACAGCAAAAATGTCTGCAGCCAAGGTGGATCTTAAAGCCATGGAAGCAGCCCTTGCCAAACTGGAAAAACGGATTCAGGCCAATGCCGACCAGGACAAATCCACCCTGGCTGCTCTGGAACGTATTAACCAGCAACTTTTATCTGCCATTGACAAAAACAATTCAGATTTCAAAACGGCCTCAGAACAGATTAAAAAAGAGTTTAACCTGTTCAAGGAGGACTTCCAGGCAAGACTGCTGGAATTGTCCGCCTATGAAGAAAGAATTGCACAGCTGGCCAAGGACCAAAGTCTTTTGGGCAAAAAACTGGATGAGCTGAAAAATGAGACCGCTGCAAACATAGAGAGCAAAGTGGATGAAAAATTAGACAAAAAATTAAGTCTGCTCAGGCAGGATCTTGAAAATCAAATCGCTGAGATTAAAAGACAGGTGGAAACGGCAAGTTCAATGACAAAAAAAGCTGCGGCAACATTTTCTGCCCAGCCCGGGAACACGAAACCTGTAGTCAAGTCGGCATCAACGCTGGAACAAGCCTCCCAAAACCCAGCCCCCCGGCCCGAGCAAACACTGAAACCACAAACATCCGCCGGCGGTTCGGCCCCCTCCACCCGGGAAACGCAGAGACCGGACCTGCCTGCCCAGAAAAAGAAAGTTTCCCAAGGCATTTCAGAGCAGGACCTTGCCCAGTAACAACCATGACCTATCCTGAGCA is drawn from uncultured Desulfobacter sp. and contains these coding sequences:
- the guaA gene encoding glutamine-hydrolyzing GMP synthase — translated: MIIVIDFGSQFNQLIARRVRENNVYCQVEPADIPLEKIKELAPTGIILSGGPSSIYEENSPTIDTGIFNLGVPILGICYGMQYMVHALGGTIEQASKKEYGFAELRITPGNPLFKQMDDSFQCWMSHGDSAKTLPQGFEITAQTDNTPIAAIADYAKKLFGLQFHPEVEHSINGAAMIRHFLFDVCGCSQNWTMKSFSEGAIAQIKDAVGDKKVIMGLSGGVDSSVAATLIHKAVGKNLHCIFVDNGLLRLNEKEQLEISLRANLDMNIKFVDAQDKFLTALAGVTDPEKKRKIIGKLFIDVFDAEAKKVDGAQFLGQGTLYPDIIESKSAFGGPTSVIKSHHNVGGLPEEMNLKLIEPLQLLFKDEVRKLGTELGINENLVWRQPFPGPGLAIRILGDITKERLDILRKADDILIQEIKTAGLYRKLWQSFAVLLPVKSVGVMGDKRTFANCIAIRAVTSNDAMTADWAKLPHDLLGKISNRIINEVDKVNRVVFDITSKPPGTIEWE